Proteins encoded together in one Streptomyces sp. NA04227 window:
- the ligD gene encoding non-homologous end-joining DNA ligase — MAARSNAVELTAGSRTVRLSSPDKIYFPEPGYTKLDLAHYYLAVGEGILRALRDRPTTLERYPEGLGGESFFQKRVPKHHPDWIPTARIEFPSGRHADEMCPTEVGAVIWAAQFGTFTFHPWPVRRADTEHPDELRLDLDPQPGTDYDDAVRAALELRALLDEFGLRGWPKTSGGRGLHVFVPIEPRWTFTEVRRCAITCGRELERRMPGRVTTAWWKEERGARIFVDYNQTARDRTIASAYSVRPHPRAQVSAPLRWEEVGQAHPADFDIRSMTARFAELGDVHADMDEHAFRLDTLLERAERHEHDHGLGDLPYPPEYPKMPGEPKRVQPSRARTSTD, encoded by the coding sequence ATGGCGGCGCGCAGCAACGCGGTGGAACTGACGGCAGGGTCGCGAACGGTACGGCTCTCCAGCCCCGACAAGATCTACTTCCCCGAGCCCGGCTACACCAAGCTGGACCTGGCGCACTACTACCTGGCCGTCGGCGAGGGCATCCTGCGGGCACTGCGGGACCGGCCGACCACCCTGGAGCGCTACCCGGAGGGCCTCGGCGGCGAGTCCTTCTTCCAAAAGCGCGTCCCCAAGCACCATCCGGACTGGATCCCGACGGCCCGGATCGAGTTCCCGAGCGGACGGCACGCCGACGAGATGTGCCCCACCGAGGTGGGCGCCGTGATCTGGGCCGCCCAGTTCGGCACCTTCACCTTCCACCCCTGGCCGGTGCGGCGCGCGGACACCGAGCACCCCGACGAACTGCGCCTGGACCTCGACCCGCAACCCGGCACGGACTACGACGACGCGGTACGCGCCGCCCTCGAACTGCGCGCCCTGCTCGACGAGTTCGGGCTGCGCGGCTGGCCCAAGACCTCCGGCGGCCGCGGCCTGCACGTCTTCGTGCCCATCGAGCCGCGGTGGACCTTCACCGAGGTGCGCCGCTGCGCCATCACCTGCGGCCGGGAACTGGAGCGACGGATGCCGGGTCGGGTGACCACCGCCTGGTGGAAGGAGGAACGCGGCGCACGGATCTTCGTCGACTACAACCAGACCGCCCGCGACCGCACCATCGCCTCCGCCTACTCCGTACGCCCCCATCCGCGCGCCCAGGTCTCCGCGCCGCTGCGCTGGGAGGAGGTCGGGCAGGCGCACCCGGCCGACTTCGACATCCGGTCCATGACGGCCAGGTTCGCCGAGCTGGGCGATGTGCACGCCGACATGGACGAGCACGCCTTCCGGCTCGACACCCTGCTCGAACGCGCCGAGCGCCACGAGCACGACCATGGGCTCGGCGACCTGCCCTATCCGCCCGAGTACCCGAAGATGCCGGGCGAGCCGAAGCGCGTACAGCCGTCGCGGGCGCGGACTTCGACGGACTGA
- a CDS encoding VOC family protein — MSTTNYLTGAPNWIDLGTPDLDAARAFYGELFGWEFQSAGPEAGGYGLFRTEGGTVAGAMTVTAEQGPPAWSVYFQTPDADATVSAARDNKGQVSLQPMDVMDQGRMAMASDVFGADFGLWQPRANKGMDVTMEVNSLCWVELYTRDVPEATGFYRSVLGWKSEDTTFPGGVYTMVRPAEGDEGSAFGGVAELATDPSEKDSDPHWLIYFEVQDPDAFCARAEELGGTVRMAPVDLDEVGRFAKLTDPQGARFAIIKPVPQQG; from the coding sequence GTGAGCACCACCAACTACCTGACAGGCGCCCCGAACTGGATCGATCTGGGCACCCCGGATCTCGACGCCGCCCGTGCGTTCTACGGTGAGCTGTTCGGCTGGGAGTTCCAGTCGGCCGGACCCGAAGCCGGGGGTTACGGCCTGTTCCGCACCGAGGGCGGGACCGTGGCGGGCGCGATGACCGTGACCGCCGAACAGGGGCCGCCTGCCTGGAGCGTGTACTTCCAGACCCCGGACGCCGACGCCACCGTGAGCGCGGCCCGGGACAACAAGGGCCAGGTCTCCCTCCAGCCGATGGACGTCATGGACCAGGGCCGGATGGCGATGGCCTCCGATGTGTTCGGCGCCGACTTCGGCCTCTGGCAGCCCCGGGCCAACAAGGGCATGGACGTCACGATGGAGGTCAACTCGCTGTGTTGGGTCGAGCTGTACACGCGTGACGTCCCGGAGGCGACCGGCTTCTACCGGTCGGTCCTGGGCTGGAAGAGCGAGGACACGACCTTCCCGGGCGGTGTGTACACCATGGTGCGCCCGGCCGAGGGCGACGAGGGCAGCGCCTTCGGCGGTGTGGCCGAACTCGCCACCGACCCGTCGGAGAAGGACTCGGATCCGCACTGGCTGATCTACTTCGAGGTCCAGGACCCGGACGCGTTCTGCGCCAGGGCCGAGGAGTTGGGCGGCACGGTGCGCATGGCCCCCGTGGATCTGGACGAGGTGGGCCGCTTCGCCAAGCTGACCGACCCGCAGGGCGCACGCTTCGCCATCATCAAGCCCGTACCGCAGCAGGGCTGA
- a CDS encoding WhiB family transcriptional regulator codes for MQSNLIGQEDLTWQEQALCAETGAAFFFPEPGSSVREAKQICKMCEIRAECLEYALTHDEQFGVWGGLSEKERLRLQRLRRAA; via the coding sequence ATGCAGTCCAATCTCATCGGTCAGGAAGACCTGACCTGGCAGGAACAGGCTCTGTGCGCCGAGACCGGCGCGGCGTTCTTCTTCCCCGAACCGGGCAGTTCGGTCCGCGAGGCGAAGCAGATCTGCAAGATGTGCGAGATCCGGGCCGAGTGCCTGGAGTACGCACTGACGCACGACGAGCAATTCGGTGTCTGGGGCGGACTTTCGGAGAAGGAACGCCTGCGCCTCCAGCGGCTCAGGCGCGCTGCCTGA
- a CDS encoding IS5 family transposase — MCVCVCKPVYDTSLTDAQWAVIEPLLPVRDVSRGGRPLKFGRRLIIDTVLYVLGSGCAWRLVPRDLAPWDAAYRWFRLWSADGTWDRLHDALRDRVRVADGRDPQPSAGVLDSQSVRSHQGGEAIGYDAGKRVRGRKRHILVDTCGLLLRTVVHSASVQDRSGARIVLSGLHTLFPQVGLVWVDGGYVNQVDRALVGWAKRTENIEIVAVPRNADVKGFQVLPRRWVVERTFSWLGRCRRLARDYERKTAHAEAMIKVAMIRLMAARLAGETVTPHGPIETEAARRLADDLKNE, encoded by the coding sequence GTGTGTGTCTGTGTGTGCAAGCCGGTCTATGACACGTCGTTGACGGATGCTCAGTGGGCGGTGATCGAGCCGTTGTTGCCGGTGCGGGATGTGTCTCGTGGTGGGCGCCCGTTGAAGTTCGGGCGCCGGTTGATCATCGATACGGTCCTGTATGTGCTGGGCAGTGGGTGTGCCTGGCGGCTGGTTCCGCGTGACCTTGCGCCCTGGGATGCCGCTTACCGATGGTTTCGTCTGTGGAGTGCGGACGGGACGTGGGATCGGCTCCACGACGCTTTGCGGGATCGGGTGCGTGTCGCGGACGGTCGGGATCCGCAGCCGTCTGCCGGGGTGCTGGACTCGCAGTCGGTGCGCAGTCACCAGGGTGGTGAGGCGATCGGATACGACGCGGGCAAGCGGGTGCGGGGCCGCAAGCGGCACATCCTCGTCGACACCTGCGGTCTGCTGTTGCGGACGGTGGTCCACTCGGCCTCGGTGCAGGACCGGTCCGGAGCCAGAATCGTGCTGAGCGGGCTGCACACGCTGTTCCCGCAGGTCGGGTTGGTATGGGTGGATGGCGGCTACGTCAACCAGGTCGACCGTGCTCTCGTGGGCTGGGCCAAGCGGACGGAGAACATCGAGATCGTCGCCGTCCCGCGCAACGCGGATGTGAAAGGGTTCCAGGTACTGCCCCGCAGATGGGTGGTGGAACGGACTTTCTCCTGGCTGGGGCGGTGTCGACGGTTGGCCCGGGACTATGAACGCAAGACGGCCCACGCCGAAGCGATGATCAAAGTGGCCATGATCCGGCTCATGGCCGCCCGCCTCGCCGGCGAGACAGTCACACCCCACGGCCCCATCGAGACCGAAGCCGCACGCCGCCTCGCCGACGACCTCAAGAACGAGTAA
- a CDS encoding acyl-ACP desaturase has translation MTISAPHLAQDSWTDARLLYALEETVATELDRHLKVAKDWMPHEYVPWSDGRNFPGFYEDGVAWEKQQSPVSDLGKTALVVNLLTEDNLPSYHHEIASLFGRDGAWGTWVHRWTAEEGRHGIVMRDYLLAARAVDPDELESFRMAHMSEGFESDNRHSMLHSVAYVAFQELATRISHRNTGRVSGDPACERLLSRIATDENLHMVFYRNLLRASLELAPDLAMQAIRDVVTGFRMPGHGMPGFERAAAQMAIGEVYNLRIHHDDVLQPVLRFLNIMQLPELGPEGQQAQQELGLYMEALDTEARKFDERLDARKARMAARASG, from the coding sequence ATGACGATCTCTGCCCCGCACCTCGCCCAGGACAGCTGGACCGACGCACGGCTGCTCTACGCGCTGGAGGAGACCGTCGCGACGGAGCTCGACCGGCATCTGAAGGTGGCCAAGGACTGGATGCCGCACGAGTACGTGCCCTGGTCCGACGGGCGCAACTTCCCCGGCTTCTACGAGGACGGTGTGGCCTGGGAGAAGCAGCAGTCCCCGGTCAGTGATCTGGGCAAGACGGCCCTGGTCGTGAACCTGCTCACCGAGGACAACCTGCCCAGCTACCACCACGAGATCGCCTCGCTCTTCGGCCGCGACGGCGCCTGGGGCACCTGGGTGCACCGCTGGACCGCCGAGGAGGGTCGCCACGGCATCGTGATGCGGGACTACCTGCTCGCCGCGCGGGCCGTGGACCCGGACGAGCTGGAGTCCTTCCGGATGGCGCACATGTCCGAGGGCTTCGAGTCGGACAACAGGCACTCGATGCTGCACTCGGTGGCGTACGTGGCCTTCCAGGAACTGGCCACCCGTATCTCGCACCGCAACACGGGCCGGGTCTCCGGCGACCCGGCCTGCGAGCGGCTGCTCTCCCGGATCGCCACCGACGAGAACCTGCACATGGTCTTCTACCGGAACCTGCTGCGTGCCTCCCTGGAGCTGGCGCCCGACCTCGCGATGCAGGCGATCCGCGACGTCGTCACCGGTTTCCGGATGCCCGGCCACGGCATGCCCGGCTTCGAGCGGGCCGCTGCGCAGATGGCGATCGGCGAGGTCTACAACCTGCGCATCCACCACGACGACGTGCTCCAGCCGGTGCTGCGCTTCCTCAACATCATGCAGCTTCCCGAGCTCGGCCCCGAGGGGCAGCAGGCGCAGCAGGAGCTGGGCCTGTACATGGAGGCCCTGGACACCGAGGCCCGCAAGTTCGACGAGCGCCTCGACGCCCGCAAGGCGCGGATGGCCGCTCGGGCCTCCGGCTGA
- a CDS encoding ABC-F family ATP-binding cassette domain-containing protein, producing the protein MICTRLSFAWPDGTPVFEDLSTAFAPGRTGLIGLNGAGKSTLLRLITGALQPSSGTVGTRGEVGYLPQNLTLETGLRVDRALGIDRTRAALHAIEAGDVREEHFTTVGDDWDVEERATAMLEQLGLPGSLDGTVGELSGGESVLLRLAALLLRRPEVLLLDEPTNNLDLYARRRLYRAVESWPGVMVLVSHDRELLERVDQIAELRSGEVNWYGGTLSDYEEVVAAQQEAAQRKLRVAEADLKRQQRDLADAQVVLARRKRYGQKMYEIKREPRAVMKLRKRSAQVSAGKHRIMHEDRVTDARKRLDEAEDAVRDDDVIRVELPFTAVPPGREVCTLRELELAHGGARVPGEFRVHGPERIALVGRNGAGKSTLLRTLAGELAPAAGAVATWVPVRYLPQRLDVLEEEASVAANVRRFAPGATDNQVRARLARFLFRGARADQPVSTLSGGERFRAALAALMLAEPAPQLLMLDEPTNNLDSASVTRLTEALGAYEGALIVASHDLDFLAGLGITRWLLLDEELRETSEEELLSQLAD; encoded by the coding sequence GTGATCTGTACCCGGCTGAGCTTCGCCTGGCCGGACGGGACCCCCGTCTTCGAGGACCTGAGTACGGCCTTCGCACCCGGCAGGACCGGGCTGATCGGCCTCAACGGGGCCGGAAAGTCCACCCTGTTGAGGCTCATCACGGGAGCGCTCCAGCCGAGCTCCGGCACCGTAGGGACCCGGGGTGAAGTGGGCTACCTGCCCCAGAACCTCACCCTGGAAACGGGGCTGCGCGTCGACCGGGCCCTCGGTATCGACCGCACCCGCGCCGCCCTGCACGCCATCGAGGCCGGTGATGTGCGCGAGGAGCACTTCACCACCGTCGGCGACGACTGGGACGTCGAGGAGCGGGCCACGGCCATGCTCGAACAGCTCGGTCTGCCCGGCTCCCTGGACGGCACGGTCGGCGAACTGTCCGGCGGCGAGTCCGTACTGCTGCGCCTGGCCGCGCTGCTGCTGCGCCGCCCGGAGGTGCTGCTGCTCGACGAACCCACCAACAACCTGGACCTGTACGCGCGCAGGCGGCTGTACCGGGCCGTCGAGAGCTGGCCGGGTGTGATGGTCCTGGTCAGCCACGACCGTGAACTGCTCGAACGCGTCGACCAGATCGCCGAACTGCGCAGCGGCGAGGTCAACTGGTACGGCGGCACGCTCAGTGACTACGAGGAGGTGGTCGCGGCCCAACAGGAGGCCGCACAGCGCAAGTTGCGGGTGGCCGAGGCCGATCTGAAGCGCCAGCAGCGCGATCTGGCCGACGCCCAGGTGGTACTGGCCCGCCGCAAGCGCTACGGCCAGAAGATGTACGAGATCAAGCGGGAGCCCAGGGCCGTGATGAAGCTGCGCAAGCGCTCGGCCCAGGTCTCGGCGGGCAAGCACCGGATCATGCACGAGGACCGGGTCACGGACGCGCGCAAACGCCTCGACGAGGCGGAGGACGCGGTGCGCGACGACGACGTGATCCGGGTGGAACTCCCGTTCACCGCCGTGCCGCCGGGCCGTGAAGTGTGCACACTGCGTGAGCTGGAGCTCGCCCACGGCGGGGCCCGGGTGCCGGGTGAGTTCCGGGTGCACGGGCCGGAGCGGATCGCCCTGGTGGGCCGCAACGGCGCGGGCAAGTCGACGCTGCTGCGCACCCTGGCCGGGGAACTCGCCCCGGCCGCGGGCGCGGTGGCGACCTGGGTGCCCGTGCGGTACCTGCCGCAACGCCTCGACGTGCTGGAGGAGGAAGCGAGCGTGGCCGCCAATGTGCGGCGCTTCGCGCCCGGGGCCACGGACAACCAGGTCCGGGCACGCCTGGCCCGCTTCCTGTTCCGCGGGGCGCGGGCCGACCAGCCGGTGTCGACGCTGTCGGGCGGGGAGCGGTTCCGGGCCGCGCTCGCGGCGCTGATGCTGGCCGAGCCCGCACCGCAGCTGCTGATGCTCGACGAACCCACCAACAATCTGGACTCCGCGAGTGTGACACGTCTCACGGAGGCGCTCGGCGCCTACGAGGGTGCCCTGATCGTCGCCTCCCACGACCTGGACTTCCTGGCCGGGCTCGGCATCACCCGCTGGCTCCTGCTCGACGAGGAGCTGCGGGAGACCAGCGAGGAGGAACTGTTGTCGCAGCTCGCGGACTGA
- a CDS encoding GPP34 family phosphoprotein → MAEIPQSLPARLYLLAWDAREGRLTGAARLSHLLRAGALTELAQRGLLTDDDGVATPADPDAETGDPALDGLLELITESRPRTWKEWVGSRTELTRTAVQDSLTDAGFLRTERKRVLGLFPSVEHLLTDPAPVERLQSEAREVLCGPVPVARIPDREAALVCLAAVAELNTFATAEERRAHKDRLAQLTERGGMAAPALGKVFQEVQVAIMLAATSVTLTTGASGS, encoded by the coding sequence GTGGCCGAGATCCCGCAGTCACTGCCCGCACGCCTGTACCTGCTGGCCTGGGACGCCCGCGAGGGACGGCTCACCGGGGCGGCGAGGCTCTCCCACCTGCTGCGCGCGGGCGCGCTGACCGAGCTCGCCCAGCGGGGGCTGCTGACCGACGACGACGGTGTGGCCACGCCCGCCGACCCGGACGCCGAGACGGGTGATCCGGCCCTCGACGGACTGCTCGAACTCATCACCGAGTCGCGGCCGCGCACCTGGAAGGAGTGGGTGGGCAGCAGGACCGAACTCACCCGTACCGCCGTCCAGGACTCCCTCACCGACGCGGGCTTTCTGCGCACCGAGCGCAAGCGCGTCCTTGGTCTGTTCCCCTCCGTCGAGCACCTGCTCACCGACCCGGCGCCCGTGGAGCGCCTCCAGTCCGAGGCGCGCGAAGTGCTCTGCGGCCCGGTGCCGGTCGCTCGGATCCCGGACCGCGAGGCCGCGCTCGTCTGCCTCGCGGCGGTCGCCGAACTGAACACCTTCGCCACGGCCGAGGAACGCCGCGCGCACAAGGACCGCCTGGCACAGCTCACCGAGCGCGGCGGCATGGCGGCGCCCGCCCTTGGCAAGGTCTTCCAGGAGGTTCAGGTGGCGATCATGCTCGCCGCCACCTCGGTGACCCTCACGACCGGCGCCTCGGGGAGCTGA
- a CDS encoding SsgA family sporulation/cell division regulator translates to MSSVSHAVEVRLIAAAPRVPVIPATLHFDGWDPFAVRMAFPAHAALRGEDVCWTFGRELLAEGIERAAGEGDVRVRPYGPGRTVLEFHGAEGIAVVHIPTQQLRGFLDLTSALVPFGEEHLFADIERDLAQALDDVC, encoded by the coding sequence TTGTCCTCTGTCTCGCACGCCGTCGAGGTGCGACTGATCGCCGCCGCCCCTCGCGTCCCGGTCATCCCGGCGACCCTGCACTTCGACGGCTGGGACCCGTTCGCCGTACGGATGGCCTTCCCCGCGCACGCGGCCCTGCGCGGTGAGGACGTGTGCTGGACCTTCGGACGCGAACTCCTGGCAGAGGGCATCGAACGGGCCGCGGGCGAGGGCGACGTACGGGTTCGCCCTTACGGACCGGGCCGTACCGTCCTGGAGTTCCACGGCGCGGAGGGGATCGCCGTGGTGCACATACCCACCCAGCAGCTGCGCGGCTTCCTGGACCTGACCTCCGCGCTGGTGCCCTTCGGCGAGGAGCATCTCTTCGCCGACATCGAGCGGGACCTGGCGCAGGCGCTGGACGACGTCTGCTGA
- a CDS encoding endonuclease V, with protein MTCIPPPGDWPVTESQARAVQDELRARVILTEAGPAPGAGHVTGLDVAYDDARDLVVAAAVVLDAASLKVVAEATAVGRVSFPYVPGLLAFRELPTVLAVLARLPVEPGLLVCDGYGLAHPRRFGLACHLGVLTGLPTIGVAKNPFTFSYREPGQERGAAAPLTDGAEEVGRALRTRTATKPVFVSVGHRTDLDTACAHVLALTPRYRLPESTRRADALCRQALKAAQAGNQEEFQGS; from the coding sequence ATGACGTGCATTCCGCCGCCCGGCGACTGGCCGGTCACCGAGTCCCAAGCCCGCGCCGTACAGGACGAGTTGCGCGCCCGTGTGATCCTCACCGAGGCGGGCCCGGCGCCCGGTGCCGGACATGTGACGGGTCTGGACGTCGCCTACGACGACGCGCGCGACCTGGTCGTGGCCGCGGCCGTGGTCCTGGACGCGGCGAGCCTCAAGGTGGTGGCCGAGGCGACGGCGGTGGGGCGGGTCAGCTTCCCGTACGTGCCCGGACTGCTCGCCTTCCGTGAACTGCCCACGGTGCTGGCCGTGTTGGCCCGACTGCCCGTCGAGCCCGGTCTGCTGGTGTGCGACGGCTACGGGCTGGCCCACCCGCGGCGGTTCGGTCTGGCCTGCCATCTGGGCGTGCTCACCGGGCTGCCCACCATCGGGGTCGCCAAGAACCCGTTCACCTTCAGCTACCGCGAGCCGGGGCAGGAGCGCGGGGCGGCGGCGCCACTGACCGACGGCGCCGAGGAGGTCGGCCGGGCGCTGCGCACCCGCACCGCCACCAAGCCGGTCTTCGTCTCCGTCGGCCACCGCACCGATCTGGACACCGCCTGCGCCCACGTCCTCGCCCTCACCCCGCGCTACCGGCTGCCGGAGTCCACCCGGCGCGCGGACGCGCTGTGCCGCCAGGCCCTGAAGGCCGCACAGGCGGGCAATCAGGAGGAATTCCAGGGGAGTTGA
- a CDS encoding trans-acting enoyl reductase family protein, whose translation MAAQSRTERAERTYDIVLFGATGFVGRLTAEYLAVHAPEGLRWAIAGRSTKKLEDLRERLLGLSPTGDGPAVLRADVNEPDSLRELATSARVVATTVGPYITYGQELVAACADAGTDYVDLTGEPEFVDLMYLKNDARARETGARLVHACGFDSVPHDLGAYFTVQQLPEDVPLRVDGYVQTNAQFSGGTFASAMTAFARGRQVLAVARERGQHEPRPANRRAYAPIGTFRYAKEVDAWALPLPTIDPQIVQRSARALERYGPDFRYRHYAGVRRLATVGGLVGLVAGVFVAAQIPPARRALSERIKPGEGPSEERRARSTFSVRFVGEGGGRRVYTEVAGGDPGYDETAKMMAEAALALVFDDLPETSGQVTTAVAMGDALIERLRRAGMVFRVAAVR comes from the coding sequence ATGGCAGCGCAGAGCAGGACCGAACGAGCCGAGCGCACGTACGACATCGTGCTGTTCGGTGCCACGGGCTTCGTCGGACGGCTGACCGCCGAGTACCTCGCCGTCCACGCGCCCGAGGGGCTGCGCTGGGCGATCGCGGGACGCAGCACGAAGAAGCTGGAGGACCTGCGCGAGCGTCTGCTCGGCCTCTCCCCCACGGGCGACGGGCCCGCGGTCCTGCGGGCCGACGTCAACGAACCGGACAGCCTGCGTGAACTCGCCACCTCGGCCCGGGTGGTGGCCACCACCGTGGGTCCGTACATCACCTACGGCCAGGAACTCGTCGCCGCCTGCGCGGACGCCGGGACCGACTACGTCGACCTGACCGGCGAGCCCGAGTTCGTGGACCTGATGTACCTGAAGAACGACGCGCGGGCGCGCGAGACCGGCGCCCGTCTCGTGCACGCCTGCGGCTTCGACTCGGTGCCGCACGACCTGGGCGCGTACTTCACCGTCCAGCAGCTGCCCGAGGACGTGCCGCTGCGCGTCGACGGCTACGTGCAGACCAACGCCCAGTTCTCCGGCGGCACCTTCGCCTCGGCGATGACCGCCTTCGCCCGCGGTCGGCAGGTACTCGCGGTCGCCCGCGAGCGCGGTCAGCACGAGCCGCGCCCGGCCAACCGCCGCGCGTACGCGCCCATCGGTACCTTCCGCTACGCCAAGGAGGTCGACGCCTGGGCGCTGCCGCTGCCCACCATCGACCCCCAGATCGTGCAGCGCTCGGCCCGCGCGCTTGAGCGCTACGGCCCCGACTTCCGCTACCGCCACTACGCGGGCGTACGTCGGCTGGCCACCGTGGGCGGCCTCGTCGGCCTGGTCGCCGGGGTGTTCGTCGCGGCGCAGATCCCGCCCGCGCGACGCGCGCTCTCCGAGCGGATCAAGCCCGGCGAGGGCCCCAGCGAGGAGCGCCGGGCCCGCAGCACCTTCTCGGTGCGCTTCGTCGGCGAAGGCGGCGGCCGACGGGTCTACACCGAGGTCGCGGGCGGCGACCCCGGCTACGACGAGACGGCCAAGATGATGGCCGAGGCGGCGCTCGCGCTCGTCTTCGACGACCTGCCCGAGACCTCGGGTCAGGTCACCACCGCGGTGGCCATGGGCGACGCCCTGATCGAGCGGCTGCGGCGGGCCGGGATGGTCTTCCGAGTGGCGGCGGTCCGCTGA